The genomic region GTCAAACGGTTAGGCCGTATCCCTCGGCAGGGGCCGCCTACGAGCTCGAACTCTATCTGGCGGTCAATAAATGCGAGGGACTGACAAAAGGCTTCTATCATTATGACGCCGGCGCACACGCTCTGGTCCCGATTGAAGTTCCTATCGGTGAACTCGAAGCGCTGCTGATGGCGGCCGGATATGCCATGGGCACGTCGGCCGCACCACAAATCTTGATGACAATCGCGGCGCGCTTTGGTCGGATTACATGGAAATACAGCTCGATCGCTTATTCGCTCATCCTAAAGGACGTCGGCGTATTGACTCAAACGCTCTATCTCATGGCGACCGATATGGGCCTTGGTGGTTGCGCCATCGGGATTGCCAATATCGACCTCTTCGCGAAGATGACGGGCGTCGAATTTCACGTCGAAGGCCCGGTCGGACAATTTGCGATTGGCCGCATCCCGAAATCGGGCGCTCCCGGCTGACACGGCGACGGTGCGCGCGGCGCCATACCGGGACCGAGCCGGACGTCACGATGCGGCGGATGTGAAATAGCCGACGGCTTTGCGCCTATCCAGCAGCGCGAATATGGCACCCTGAGGATCCGTGCAATGAACGATCCGGCCGCCGCCTGGCACGGCAACGGGGCCATAGATGATTTGTCCCCCACAAGCCTCCACGCGCTTCGCCGCCGCGTCTATGTCGTCGATATTGAAATAGTAAAGCCAGAAAGGGACAGGCAAGATCTCGGGCTTGCTGAACACGCCGCCGATCGCTTCCTCTCCGACGGAAAACCGCTGATAAGTGCCCATCGCGCCGCTATGGCTGTCGGCTTTTTGCCAGCCGAATAACGCGCTGTAGAAAGCAAATGCCGCCTCCCAGTCGGTGGCGAGCAATTCGTGCCAGCCGACATGCCCGAGCTTGCCCGACATATCGGGCTGCCCTTGGGCGGAATTCAGCCCCTTGACCAAGGCGAGCGTCGCCATCTGAGGATCGGCGACGACTGAAAAGCGGCTGATGTTTGGAACATCCGTCGGCGGGACGTGCACCACGCCACCGAGCTGCTTCAAGCGCGCGACAGAGGTGTCCACGTCGTCGACTGAGACATAGCCGATCCAATGCGGTGTCACGCCCATTCTGGTCGCATCGTCGGGCAAGTGCATCAGCCCGGCGACGGGCGCATCTGCGGCGTTAAACAGACTATAATTCGAGCCTGGCGTCGGGATATTGCGCGTGCTCCAGCCAACGACGTCGGCGTAGAAGGCATTGGCTGCTTCCGGGTCCGTCGTCATCAGCTCGTACCAGACGAAACGGCCGTGCGAATGAACCATGCCTGCTTCTCCGCTCGCGCTGTAAGACGTCGCCTACTCGCGAAAGCAGCATCGAGACGCCGCGTCGCTTCGTTTGCATAAAGGTGGCACGAAGAAAGGGCAAGAACCGGCGGGTGGCGTCGCGATAGCCAGCGCCGATGACACCACAACGACGACTCCAGATCATCGGGCGGCGAAGAACAAGTAGCTGAGGGACGCCTTGGATTGCCTGGCCCAGCGCCCAGCAGCGCCGCCGTGCTGGGCACAATTCGGCAAGGCTCCGCTGGTCGCCGACCTCGTCAAGCGCATCGCTGATCTGACGCTCGCCGAACCACCCCGCGACACGATCCACCCGATCTGCGGCGCCCCGACCGGGACCGCCGGCGCGGGCGCATCATTGTGCCGCCATGACTCAGGTGGCTAAGGCTGAGACAAAGTCTCGCAGCCTCCAGCGGCCATCGCAGCATGAAAAATTGATTCAAGTCAAAGTCTAAGCCGGGGCCGCAAACATAAGGATAAAACGACCCATATGGGTCGTTCGTCATGATTCCTTTTGCCGATCGCCACAAAGAGGCACTCCAATGGCGCAGGTCCCGGCGCAAACCAAATCGCTTTGGCTCAACGAGATGCTTCTCGCTGGCAGCTTGTTTCTTTTCGCACTCTTTGCACTCTTCATTGCCGCCAAGGCCTGGGAGCCAGCTTACGCCTTTCACGCGCTCTTGTTCGCGGCCGCGAGCGGCCTCGGCTGCTTTGCCATCATCGATCGCTATTATTCACGTCCGGCAGAGCCGGCGCCGCAAGTGATCGACGGTAAGCCGAATTATAATTTCGGACCGGTGAAATTCGCCACGGTGGCGTCGATTTTCTGGGGCGTCGTCGGCATGAGCGTCGGCCTCTATGTCGCGCTCGAAATGGCCTTTCCGGCCCTGAACTTCGATCTTAAGTGGATAGAATTCGGGCGGTTGCGGCCGGTCCACACGTCGGCGGTCATCTTCGCTTTCGGCGGCAACGCACTTTTGGCCACTTCCCTTTATGTCGTGCAGCGCACATCGAGGGCGCGGCTCGCGGGCGATCTCGCGCCCTGGTTCGTCGTGCTCGCGTATAATTTTTTTATTGTCATCGCGGCCTCGGGCTATGTGCTGGGCATCACCCATTCCAAGGAATATGCCGAGCCCGAATGGTATGCCGATATTCTTCTTGTCATCACATGGGTGACCTATCTCATCGTCTTTCTCGCTACGCTCAAAAAGCGAACCGAGCCGCACATTTATGTCGCCAATTGGTTCTATCTCGCCTTCATTTTGACGATCGCGGTGCTCGTGCTCGGCAACAACGCCGCCATTCCGGTTTCGATCTTCTCCTCGAAATCCTACATCGTCTGGGGCGGCGTCCAGGATGCGATGATCCAATGGTGGTATGGCCATAACGCGGTCGGCTTCTTTCTCACCGCCGGCTTTCTCGGCATCATGTATTATTTCATTCCGAAGCGCGCCGAGCGGCCGATCTATTCCTATCGGCTGTCGATCGTACATTTTTGGTCCCTGATCTTTCTCTATATCTGGGCTGGCCCGCATCATCTGCATTATACCGCCCTGCCCGATTGGGCGCAGACGCTCGGCATGACCTTTTCCGTCATGCTGTGGATGCCGTCGTGGGGCGGCATGATCAACGGGCTCATGACGCTTTCCGGAGCCTGGGACAAGCTGCGCACGGATCCGGTGCTGCGTCTCCTCGTCGTGTCCGTCGCCTTCTACGGCATGTCGACCTTCGAGGGTCCTCTATTGGCGATTAAATCGGTGAATGCGCTGGGCCATTATACCGATTGGGTGATCGGCCATGTCCACTCGGGCGCCCTCGGTTGGGTCGCTTATGTCACCTTCGGGGCGCTCTATTGCATGGTGCCATGGCTGTGGAACCGCAAGGGTCTCTATTCCTTGAAGCTCGTCAATTGGCACTTCTGGATCTCGACCATCGGCATCGTCTTCTACATTTCGGCGATGTGGGTGGCCGGCATCATGGAGGGCTTGATGTGGCGCGCCTACACGAACCTCGGCTTCCTCGAATATTCCTTCGTGGAGACAGTCGAGGCGATGCATCCCTTGTATATCATTCGCGCGTTGGGGGGCGCCCTGTTCCTCGTAGGCATGCTGATCATGACCTACAATCTCGTGATGACAATGATCTCTCCCGATGCGGCGGATGTGCCGGAAGCAAGCCCGATTGCGCCGGCCCCCGCCCTTTCGCCCGCCGAATGAGGACGCTTCAATGACTGCTTCGGTTGAACGCCGCTCGCTATGGGATCGGCATCAGATCTTCGAGAAGAACTCGATTCTCCTCGTGATCGGCATATTGATCGTCATCTCGATCGGCGGCCTCGTCGAGATCGTGCCGCTCTTCTATCTGAAGAGCACGATCGAGAAAGTCGGCGGCGTGCGGCCCTATACGCCGCTTGAGCTGGCCGGTTTCAATATTTACGTGCGGGAGGGTTGCTATCTTTGCCATTCGCAGATGATCCGGCCCTTGCGTGACGAAGTCGAGCGCTACGGGCATTATTCTCTCGCTGCCGAGAGCATGTATGATCATCCGTTCCAATGGGGCTCGAAGCGCAACGGTCCGGATCTCGCCCGCGTCGGCGGGAAATATTCGGATGACTGGCATAGAGATCATTTGCGCAATCCGCGCGCTGTCGTGCCGGGCTCGATCATGCCGGGCTATCCGTGGCTCGAAAAGACGCCGCTCGATGCTTCGCACATCGCCGACGCCATGCGAACCCTTGCAATGGAAGGCGTGCCTTATACGAAGGAAATGATCGCCAACGCTCAGACCGATCTGCGCGCCCAGGGGACGGCGGATGATGCCGCGGCCGCGGCGCTCAAGAAGCGCTATTCCGATGCGATCACACGCGATCTCGGCGCCGACAAGGGCCGCCTGACCGAGGCCGATGCGCTCATCACCTATCTGCAGCAACTCGGAACCCACGTGAATTTCAAACTTTATGACGACAAAGCCAACATCAGGTGAGGCACAGCCATGTCGACCTATGAATCCATGAGTAGCTTCGTCGCCACTTGGGGACTTGTCTATTTCAGCGTGATCTTCGTCATCGTGCTCGTTTATGCCCTGCGTCCTTCGAACCGCAAAAAATTCGACAAGGCGGCCCATATTCCGCTCGAAGAGGATTGATCATGTCGCAAGACCCGCATTCAACAATTGACGAGGCGAGCGGCACCTCGACGACCGGCCATGAATGGGATGGCATCAAGGAACTCAACACGCCCTTGCCGCTCTGGTGGCTTTATACGTTCTATGCTTGTATCGCCTTCTCCGTCCTCTATTGGATTGCCTATCCGGCGTGGCCGTTGATCGGCGGCTATACGCATGGGCTTCTCGGCTGGAATTCGCGCACCGCGGTGGTCGGTGATCTGAAGAATCTTCAGACCTTGCGCGGACCGATGAATGCGAAGATCGCCAAGGCTTCGCTCAAGACAATCGAGAATACGCCGGAACTTCTCGCCTTCGCCCGCGCCGAAGGCGCCGCGGCCTTCGCGCAGAATTGCGCGCCCTGCCATGGTGCCGGCGCGCAAGGATCCTATGGCTATCCCAATCTCAATGCCAATCGCTGGATCTGGGGCGGTACGCTCGACGAGATCCATACGACGATCGAGCATGGCGCCCGTTGGACCGCCGACCCCGACACTCATATGATGATGATGCCTGCTTTCGGCCATGACGGCATTCTCAAGCCGGAGCAGATTTCGGAAGTTGCCGATTATGTGCGCACGCTTTCCGGCAATAAGCCGAGCCCCGGCGCCGATCTCGCTAAGGGTGCGAAGCTCTTCGCCGACAATTGCTCGGCTTGCCACGGGCCGAACGGCAAAGGCAATATTCAGATCGGCGCACCGAACCTGACCACGAAGGTTTGGCTCTATGGACCGACCAAGGCGGACATCATGCATCGCGTCGAAGTCGGCGGCGGCGGCACCATGCCGGCTTGGCATGGCCGCCTTGATGAGCCGACGATCAAGGCACTCACCGTCTTCGTGCATAGTCTCGGTGGCGGTCAATGAACGCGAGGGACATACGCGGGACACGTCGCGTCGCGACCGTCGCGGCGGTCGATAACAGCCTCTATGCGGCGGCGCCGAAAATCTATCCGCAGAGCGTCCATGGCACGTTCCGCCGGATCAAATGGGCACTCCTCGTCGTCACGCTGGGTATTTATTATTTCCTTCCTTTCCTGCGTTTTGACCGCGGACCGAATGAGCCGGACCAAGCTGTTCTCGTCGATCTCGCGCATCGCCGCTTCTATTTCTTCTTCATCGAGATCTGGCCGCAGGAAGTCTATTATTTCACCGGCCTGTTGATCCTTGCCGCGCTGATCCTGTTCCTCATGAACGCGGTCGCGGGGCGCGTCTGGTGCGGCTATCTCTGCCCGCAGACGGTGTGGACGGATCTCTTCCGTGCCGTCGAACGCCTCATCGAGGGTGACCGGCGCGAGCGCATACACAACGACGCTCTGCCGCTGACCGCGGAGCGTCTGGCCCGCAAGGCGCTGAAGCACTTCGTCTGGCTTATGATCGCCTGGTGGACGGGCGGCGCCTGGGTGCTCTATTTTGCCGATGCACCCACCCTCGTACGCGAGCTCGCGACGTTTCAGGCGCCCGCGATTGCCTATATCTCAATCGGCATATTGACCTTCACGACCTATGCGCTTGCCGGCCATATGCGCGAACAGGTCTGCATTTATATGTGCCCTTGGCCGCGCATTCAGGCAGCCCTGACCGATGAAAATGCACTCAACGTCACCTATCGCTATGACCGAGGCGAGCCGCGGACGTCCCTGAAGAAGGCAGAGGTTCTGCGCGCGACCGGCGGGCGGGCCGGTGATTGCGTCGATTGCGGCCAATGCGCCGCGGTCTGTCCCATGGGTGTGGACATTCGGCGCGGCGCGGGTCTCGATTGCATCCAATGCGGCCTCTGCATCGACGCTTGCGACACCGTGATGAACAAGATCGGCCGGCCGCCGCGGCTCATCGCCTATGATACGGATGTCAACATCAAGCGGCGGCTCGCCGGCCTCGGCAATGTCTATCGGCTGCTCCGCACGCGAACGGTGCTCTATACCGTGCTGATCGCCGTGATCGGCGCCATCATGCTCACGTCGCTGGCGACGCGCAACAATCTCGGCGTCGCCGTCATGCATGACCGCAATCCGCTTTATCTGCAGCTCGCCGACGGTTCAATCCGCAACGCCTATATGGTACGCATCCTCAATCACACCACGGCTACGAGTAGCTATGTCTTGAAAGTCAAGCCATTCACGCCGGCGAATGTGACTGCCATCGGCACCGGCAAGAGCAAGGACGGCTGGCCTAAGGTCGAGATCGGACCGGACCAAACTTATGAATTGCGCGTCCTCGTCACGTTGCCGGCCTCCGCCAGCAGCGTAGCTTCGCGCGACATAACCTTTCAGATCATCAATAAAACATCCAGCCAGATAGCGACGGCCCGTGATCATTTCTTGACGCGCTGAATATTCAGGACGCCATGGGGAACGCGAACAATGCGAGAGAAATTGCCGATGGCAGCAGCAACAGGCCGCTATGCTGACGTCGACGGTCAGGATGGTCGTCCGCTGACCGGCTCCAAGATCCTCGTCATTCTCATCCTGTTCTTCGGGATGATCTTCACGGTGAATGGGGCGATGGTCTATTATGCCGTAACGACCTTCAGCGGCGAGGTTGACCCACATCCTTATGAGCATGGCCTTGCCTATAATCGAGACATCGCCACGGCGGAAGCTCAGGCGGCCCGGCATTGGCAAGTGGCGGCGCATATCACCGGAGCGTCTGGCACAAAGTCAGTCGAGGCGATCTTCCGCGATCGTAACGGGCAGGCTTTGACCGGCCTTGTCGTGATCGCGAAACTTGAATTCGCAACGGATATGAACCGCGATCGCAGCCTCGTACTGACGGAAGCGACGCCCGGCGCCTATCGCGGCAGAATTGCGATCGCGAACGGCGAATGGACCCTCGTCATCGACGCCAAGCGCGATAAAAAACAAGTGTTTCGTTCCCGTAACCGCATCACCATCCCTTGACGGGGGGCAGGCTTGTCTCGGCCATGGCGACACAGATCAATCTCTCCGTCTTCGTCAGACGCCATACCGACGGCAGTGCTGCTTTAGATTTTGCCGTCGACGGCATCACCTGCGCCGCCTGCATCGGCGATATCGAAGGCGCGTTGAAGAGATTGCCGGGGCTTGCACGGGCGCGGCTGAATTATACGACCCATAGGCTCACGATCGAGTGGGCGGACGGATCCTTCGATCCGGCAAGTGCGATCGAAGCGCTCGCGCGCATCGGCTATCGCGTCCATCCGTTCAGCTTTGACGCAACCGAAGAGCAAGAGGCACGCCGTGCCCGTTGGCTGTTGCGCTGCCTTGCTGTCGCGGGCTTCGCGGCCATGAACATCATGCTGCTGTCGGTCTCGATCTGGGCCGGCAACGCCAGCGACATGACTCCCGCCACGCGCGATTTCTTTCATTGGCTGTCGGCGCTTATCGTGCTGCCCGCCGCGGCTTTCGCCGGCCAGCCTTTCTATCAAAGCGCCATCGCCGCGCTTCGCAACAAGAGTCTCAATATGGACGTGCCGATCTCGATCGGCATTTTGCTCGCGCTCACCATGTCGGTCATAGAGACAGCGCAGCATGCACATGACGCCTATTTCGATTCGGCGATCATGCTGATCTTTTTCCTGTTGATCGGCCGCTATTTCGATCAGGCGATGCGACGTAAGACGCGCGCTGTCGCGACCAATCTCGCGGCTTTGCGCGCGCCTATGGCAATGCGCGTCGGCGTGAATGGCGAGACCGAGATCCTGCCCGTCTCCGCGCTTGCAGCCGGCGATTATGTGTTGGTTCAGCCGGGCGAGCGCGTGCCTGTCGACGGCAGCGTGTTCGCCGGCCAATCCGAGGTCGATGCCTCCATCGTCACGGGTGAGACAGGCTATCAGAGCGTGAGGCCGGGGTCGGCCGTCTATGCCGGCAGCATGAATGTCGACGGGCTTTTGAAGCTCGAAGTCAAAGCGGCCGGCCGCGGCACTTTGCTCGACGAGATCGAGCATATGATCGACAAGGCGACCGAAGCGAAATCGCGCTATCTCAGACTGGCTGATCGCGTCGGGCGGCTCTATGCGCCGTTGGTGGAGATCGCTGCCGTCGCAACGGCGCTCGGCTGGCTCGTGGCGGGTGCATCTTTTCACGATGCCGCCGTCACCGCGATCGCCGTTTTGATCATCACCTGTCCCTGTGCGCTGGCTCTGGCGATCCCAACCGTCCAGGTCGTTGCCGCCGGTGCGTTGTTCCGCTCCGGCGTGCTGCTCAACGCCGGCGATGCGATTGAAAGGCTGGCTGCGGTCGACACCATCGTCTTCGACAAGACCGGGACTTTGACCCTGCCCGAACCAGCCCTCGTCGATGTCGAGAGCCTGGATCCCGCCCTATTGCGCCAAGCCGCGGGGCTCGCCACCGCCAGCCGGCATCCGCTGGCGCGCGCGCTCGCCATTTATGCAGAGGCCACACCGGCCTTTGCCGATGCTGCGGAGGTCCGCGGCTGCGGCGTGCAAGCGACAATTGGCGGGACGCAGGCGCGGCTCGGCAGCCCTGCCTTCTGCGGATTGGAGACGCAAGCCGTGACGGCCCGTGCACACGATCCGGAAGCTTCGCTGCTTGCCTTCCGGCATGGCAACACCACGGCCGTTTTTCGCATCCGCCAGGCTCTTCGCAGCGATGCGCTCGCAACTGTCGAGGCCTTGCGTATGCAAGGATTTGCTTTGATGATCGCCTCTGGCGACACGAGGGTCGCCGTCGCAGATGCCGCGAGCAAGCTCGGCATTGGTGATTGGCACGCTGAGATGAAACCCGCCGACAAGATCGCTTTGCTCGAGGATTTGAAGGCGCGCGGCAAAAAGGTTCTGATGGTGGGCGACGGCCTGAACGATGCGCCGGCTCTGGCTGCAGCTTTTGCGTCATTGTCGCCGATCACGGCTAGCGATCTCGCTCAGGCCTCGGCCGACGCCGTCTTTCTCGGCGAGCATCTGATGCCGATTGCGGCGGCGCTCACGATCAGCCGCAAAGCGCATCGGCTGATGCGGCAGAATCTCGGCTTCGCCACCATCTATAATCTATTCGCCGTGCCGCTCGCGATGGCCGGCCTCGTCACGCCCTTGATCGCCGCCTGTGCCATGTCGGCTTCGTCGCTTCTCGTCACCGCCAATGCGCTGCGGGCGCGAGGCGCGAAGGACGCCGCGCGCCCTCAGGACGCGATCGGGCCTATGGCGATGACGGTATCGGGAAGAGTGCCAAAACTGACGGAGGCACGCTCTTAACATCTTCCCCCGGCTGAAGCCGGGGGATTTTCGGGAGGCGCGAGCCCCCGTCCAGTTCGCACTTCATCGGAGAGCCAATGCCCTTCCTCCATGCGCATAGACGCCGAGTTCCGACGCAAGATGTTGATCGCAGCGTTGTGATCGGCATGGGCGCGGAAGCCGCAATGCCGGCAGACAAAGGCCGCTTGGCTTTCGCGGCTTCGGCTGTCCACGGCTCCGCATTCCGAACAGGTCTGCGAGGTATAGGCGGGATCGACCTTCAGAAGGTATCCCCCGCGCTCTTCGAGCTTGTAGGCAAGGATGGTCTCGAAGCCGAACCAGCCCTGATTGAGAATGCTCCGGTTGAGCCCCGCCTTCTGCCGCACCATGCGGCCCGGTTCTTCCATCGTGCCCCGCGCGGAGGCTGTCATGTTTTTGATGCGCAGATCTTCGAGGACCACGGTTCCGAAGCGCCTGCTCATGTCGAGCGCCGTCTTGTGCTGCCAATCGCGGCGGATGCGGGCACGTTTGGCGGACAGCCGGAATGCGCGACGGATGGCTGTCAGTCTCCGCTTCGACCCCTTCTTTCGGCGCCCAACGACGTGCTGCGCGGAACGGCAGCGCCGCTCGATAGCTTCGAGCGAGGCAGGGACGGACAGATGCTCGCCGGTGGAGAGCGTCAGCGTATTGGCGACGCCACGATCAATGCCGACCGCTGGACAGATATTGATTGGCGCGACATGGTCGATCTCGCAAGCGAAACTGACATGCCAGCCGAGCGCGTCCATCGCGATGGTAACATTCTTGACCGTGCCGCGCAGCGGGCGGCTGTCGCGGAACTTGACCCAACCGATCTTGGGCAGGCGCACGGCAGACCATTTGCCGTTGAGCTTCCTGACCTCGACCTCGCGGCCCTGAAACCGGAAAGCGTCGTTGACGCCCTTGCGGCGCGGCGTCGGGTAGCAGGCGCGCCCGGCGAAGAAGTTCGCGAATGCCTTGTCGAGATCGCGGAGCGCCTGTTGCTGGCACGTCTGAGAAACGGCGGCGATCCAATCGAACTCGGCGCGAAGCTTCGTCAGTTCGCGAGCTTGCGCGACGTAGTTGAGCTTGGATTTGGTAGTCCGCTCGAACTGCCTCCACCAGTCGTGGCGCTGTTCGAGCGCGAGGTTGTAGACGAGACGGCACACGCCAGCGAACTGCCGGAACAGGGTTTCCTGATCGGCGGTCGGAGCCAGCTTGTATCGGAAGCCACGAAGGACCATGCTGCGAATATAGCAGTTGGTCTAACGAGGTTCAACGTGGCCGAAAACGCTGATGTGCGCAAAGGGCGGCACGTCGTCTATGCCCTTCACGCTCATTTGGTCTTTGTCACTAAATACCGCCGGGACGCCTTGTCCGAACTCGCCATCTGCGACCTGTCCCGCATCTTCACCAAGGTCTGCAAGGGTTTCGGGGCCGAACTGATCGAGTGCAATGGGGAGGACGATCACGTCCACCTGCTGGTTGTCTATCCACCAAAGGTGGTGCTCTCGAAGCTCGTCAACAGCCTCAAGGGCGTTTCGAGCCGCCTTCTGCGCGAGCGGCGCCCGGAGATGCGCGGGCGCTACAAAAACGGCGTCCTCTGGTCGCCGTCCTATTTCGTCGCTTCGTGCGGCGGCGCTCCGCTCACTGTCATCGCCGAATACGTCAGATCTCAAAGAGAAGCTCCCTCCGGTCGCTCTCGCTTACCTCCCCGCCCTAAAGGACGCGGTTTCTCGCGAGGTTCCCGATGACCATTTTGCTGGTGCTCATCCCATTGGCGCTCGGCCTTGGCGGCCTCGGCCTCATCGCGTTTCTCTGGTCCCTGCGCAGCGGTCAATATGAGGATCTCGACGGTGCGGCCGTGCGCGTCCTCTCCGATGATGATCTCCCGTCATGAGCCTCGTCGATCTCGAACCGGCCAAGGCCCGCGCCGGCCAGCTTTTCTGTAGCTGCGACGCCGAGGTGACGGAGGCAGAGGGCCTGGGCGAACGCCCTGCGCTTATGCGGGTCGCCGCCGGCTTTGGCCTTACCGTGGTCGTGCAATCGCTATATGTCGCGGTTCTGCCGATCGCCGGGGCCCAAATCGCCGATAGGCCAGAGCTTGCTACCCTACCCTATGCGCTAACCCTGGTGGGTGCTTTGGCCGCGTCGCTGCCGGCCGCCATGCTCACCGATGCCTTTGGCCGCAAATCTGCCTTTGCGTTAGGCGCTAGCCTGGGGCTTGCTGGCGCCTGTCTGGCGGCCTGGAGCATCATCCAGCAACAATTCATCGGTCTTGCCTTGGGGAGTTTCTGGCTTGGCATCGCCCAGGGATTCGGCTTTTTCTATCGCCATTCCGCTGCGCTGAATGCCAAAAACAAGGCCCAGGCCATCGCCGTCGTGCTCGGTGCCGGCTCAATCGCAGCGATTACGGCGCCGGGCTTGCTGAGTTTTGCGCAAAACGCTGCTGGGCCGTTTGCGCCCGCGGCGGCGCTGGTTTTCGCCGGGGTGACGCAATGTCTTCTTCTGGCGCTCTGTCTGACCTTGCCCGGCAAGCGCATCGCGGCGGTGCGGCCCGCGCAAGCGACGCAGATTTCGGCCAGCTATTTGTGGGCAACCCTCGTCGGCGGCCTCGCCTGGCTTGGCATGGCGCTCGCGATGGCGGGTAGCCCAAGCCTGATGGCGGGCTGCGGCATTGGGCTTGCCGGCCGTTCGGAGATCATCTCCTGGCATAGTCTCGCAATGTATGCGCCGGCAGCATTCTTCGGGCTTGTCCTGCCAAATCCCAAGGGCGAGATTTTTGTCGCGTTTGGCATTGTGCTCCTTGCCGCCGCGATTGCAGTCTTGACCAGGCTCGCGAGCTTTCTCGATTTCGGGCTTGCGA from Methylovirgula sp. HY1 harbors:
- a CDS encoding VOC family protein codes for the protein MVHSHGRFVWYELMTTDPEAANAFYADVVGWSTRNIPTPGSNYSLFNAADAPVAGLMHLPDDATRMGVTPHWIGYVSVDDVDTSVARLKQLGGVVHVPPTDVPNISRFSVVADPQMATLALVKGLNSAQGQPDMSGKLGHVGWHELLATDWEAAFAFYSALFGWQKADSHSGAMGTYQRFSVGEEAIGGVFSKPEILPVPFWLYYFNIDDIDAAAKRVEACGGQIIYGPVAVPGGGRIVHCTDPQGAIFALLDRRKAVGYFTSAAS
- the ccoO gene encoding cytochrome-c oxidase, cbb3-type subunit II → MTASVERRSLWDRHQIFEKNSILLVIGILIVISIGGLVEIVPLFYLKSTIEKVGGVRPYTPLELAGFNIYVREGCYLCHSQMIRPLRDEVERYGHYSLAAESMYDHPFQWGSKRNGPDLARVGGKYSDDWHRDHLRNPRAVVPGSIMPGYPWLEKTPLDASHIADAMRTLAMEGVPYTKEMIANAQTDLRAQGTADDAAAAALKKRYSDAITRDLGADKGRLTEADALITYLQQLGTHVNFKLYDDKANIR
- a CDS encoding cbb3-type cytochrome c oxidase subunit 3, which codes for MSTYESMSSFVATWGLVYFSVIFVIVLVYALRPSNRKKFDKAAHIPLEED
- the ccoP gene encoding cytochrome-c oxidase, cbb3-type subunit III, encoding MSQDPHSTIDEASGTSTTGHEWDGIKELNTPLPLWWLYTFYACIAFSVLYWIAYPAWPLIGGYTHGLLGWNSRTAVVGDLKNLQTLRGPMNAKIAKASLKTIENTPELLAFARAEGAAAFAQNCAPCHGAGAQGSYGYPNLNANRWIWGGTLDEIHTTIEHGARWTADPDTHMMMMPAFGHDGILKPEQISEVADYVRTLSGNKPSPGADLAKGAKLFADNCSACHGPNGKGNIQIGAPNLTTKVWLYGPTKADIMHRVEVGGGGTMPAWHGRLDEPTIKALTVFVHSLGGGQ
- the ccoG gene encoding cytochrome c oxidase accessory protein CcoG; this translates as MNARDIRGTRRVATVAAVDNSLYAAAPKIYPQSVHGTFRRIKWALLVVTLGIYYFLPFLRFDRGPNEPDQAVLVDLAHRRFYFFFIEIWPQEVYYFTGLLILAALILFLMNAVAGRVWCGYLCPQTVWTDLFRAVERLIEGDRRERIHNDALPLTAERLARKALKHFVWLMIAWWTGGAWVLYFADAPTLVRELATFQAPAIAYISIGILTFTTYALAGHMREQVCIYMCPWPRIQAALTDENALNVTYRYDRGEPRTSLKKAEVLRATGGRAGDCVDCGQCAAVCPMGVDIRRGAGLDCIQCGLCIDACDTVMNKIGRPPRLIAYDTDVNIKRRLAGLGNVYRLLRTRTVLYTVLIAVIGAIMLTSLATRNNLGVAVMHDRNPLYLQLADGSIRNAYMVRILNHTTATSSYVLKVKPFTPANVTAIGTGKSKDGWPKVEIGPDQTYELRVLVTLPASASSVASRDITFQIINKTSSQIATARDHFLTR
- the ccoN gene encoding cytochrome-c oxidase, cbb3-type subunit I — encoded protein: MAQVPAQTKSLWLNEMLLAGSLFLFALFALFIAAKAWEPAYAFHALLFAAASGLGCFAIIDRYYSRPAEPAPQVIDGKPNYNFGPVKFATVASIFWGVVGMSVGLYVALEMAFPALNFDLKWIEFGRLRPVHTSAVIFAFGGNALLATSLYVVQRTSRARLAGDLAPWFVVLAYNFFIVIAASGYVLGITHSKEYAEPEWYADILLVITWVTYLIVFLATLKKRTEPHIYVANWFYLAFILTIAVLVLGNNAAIPVSIFSSKSYIVWGGVQDAMIQWWYGHNAVGFFLTAGFLGIMYYFIPKRAERPIYSYRLSIVHFWSLIFLYIWAGPHHLHYTALPDWAQTLGMTFSVMLWMPSWGGMINGLMTLSGAWDKLRTDPVLRLLVVSVAFYGMSTFEGPLLAIKSVNALGHYTDWVIGHVHSGALGWVAYVTFGALYCMVPWLWNRKGLYSLKLVNWHFWISTIGIVFYISAMWVAGIMEGLMWRAYTNLGFLEYSFVETVEAMHPLYIIRALGGALFLVGMLIMTYNLVMTMISPDAADVPEASPIAPAPALSPAE
- a CDS encoding FixH family protein, with the translated sequence MAAATGRYADVDGQDGRPLTGSKILVILILFFGMIFTVNGAMVYYAVTTFSGEVDPHPYEHGLAYNRDIATAEAQAARHWQVAAHITGASGTKSVEAIFRDRNGQALTGLVVIAKLEFATDMNRDRSLVLTEATPGAYRGRIAIANGEWTLVIDAKRDKKQVFRSRNRITIP
- a CDS encoding heavy metal translocating P-type ATPase, with translation MATQINLSVFVRRHTDGSAALDFAVDGITCAACIGDIEGALKRLPGLARARLNYTTHRLTIEWADGSFDPASAIEALARIGYRVHPFSFDATEEQEARRARWLLRCLAVAGFAAMNIMLLSVSIWAGNASDMTPATRDFFHWLSALIVLPAAAFAGQPFYQSAIAALRNKSLNMDVPISIGILLALTMSVIETAQHAHDAYFDSAIMLIFFLLIGRYFDQAMRRKTRAVATNLAALRAPMAMRVGVNGETEILPVSALAAGDYVLVQPGERVPVDGSVFAGQSEVDASIVTGETGYQSVRPGSAVYAGSMNVDGLLKLEVKAAGRGTLLDEIEHMIDKATEAKSRYLRLADRVGRLYAPLVEIAAVATALGWLVAGASFHDAAVTAIAVLIITCPCALALAIPTVQVVAAGALFRSGVLLNAGDAIERLAAVDTIVFDKTGTLTLPEPALVDVESLDPALLRQAAGLATASRHPLARALAIYAEATPAFADAAEVRGCGVQATIGGTQARLGSPAFCGLETQAVTARAHDPEASLLAFRHGNTTAVFRIRQALRSDALATVEALRMQGFALMIASGDTRVAVADAASKLGIGDWHAEMKPADKIALLEDLKARGKKVLMVGDGLNDAPALAAAFASLSPITASDLAQASADAVFLGEHLMPIAAALTISRKAHRLMRQNLGFATIYNLFAVPLAMAGLVTPLIAACAMSASSLLVTANALRARGAKDAARPQDAIGPMAMTVSGRVPKLTEARS